From Candidatus Methylomirabilota bacterium:
TCCTGTTTGCGGTCGAGAAACTCCCGAAGTAGCGGAAGGACTTCTCCCGAGTGAAAGTAAGCCGGCATCGACTGAACCTGATAACTGTTGCCGCCAAACGGGGCGAGGGAAAAGCCAATGGCCTCCAAGGCCTCGCAATACTCTTCCAGGACCGCCCGCTCATGGGGAAGAAGCTCGAGGATGGGCGGGGTGAGAAACAACTGAATCTCTGGACTGCCAGCATCAAGGGAGGCCAGGACCTTCTCGAACATGACCCGTTCATGCGCGGCATGTTGATCGATGACCCACAATCCTCCCTCGACCTCTACAATCAGGTAGGTCCCACGAAACTGCCCCAGGAGCCGAAAGGGAGCTGGGGGCACGAACGTCGGCGTACCCCTCGGTGGGCTTTCATCCCGGCCGTCACTCGGCCAGCGCGTGGAGTCGCTCACCCGAGACGGAGCGACGGACGAGGTTGAGTACTTCCGCGGAGTTTCCCGCAACAGGGGGCCTCCAGCGTGGTGGGGAGCCTCCAAGGGGAAAGTGCGAGTGGTCGACAAAGCAAGCTCTTTAAAGATATCAGCCTTTCGCAAGCTCTGGCTGATGACATCGCTGAGATGGCCAAGCAAGGCGCGCTCCTTGTGGAAGCGCACCTCGCGTTTCGTGGGATGAACGTTCACGTCCAATTCTCTCGGGGGAACTTGGAGGAACAGCACCGCCACCGGAAAGCGGCCCTGGGGGAGAAGGCCTTGATAGGCCTGCCTGAGGCCAAGACTCAGGGAAGGGTTCTTGATCGGGCGCGAATTGACAAAGAAGAGCTGGCCCGAGCGGTTGGCTTTTGCCAGCGTAGGCGCCCCAACGTAGCCTGTCGTCGTGAGATGGGGAGAGGTGTGTTCCACAGCCACCAGACCTTGACAGAATTCCTTCGGGAACAACGCAGCGATCCGCTCCACGGTACTGGCCGCCGGCAGCAGATCAAAGACGACGTGGTCGTTGTGAAGCAACCGGAATTGTATCCGGGGATGGGCAAGGGCCGTGGCAACAAGACTGCTGTGGATGTGGCCAAACTCCGTAGTGTCGGCATACAGAAACTTGCGCCGGGCCGGGCTGTTGAAAAATAAATTCTTGACCACCACGGTGGTCCCCGGGGGAGCGGCACCCACCCCAACGCTTCGGCTTTTTCCCCCTTCCATGGTGATCTTCACCCCTTCGCTTTTCGTGGGCTCGCGTGTGATCAGCGTGAACTGGGAGACCGCGGCAATACTGGGGAGGGCCTCTCCACGAAAGCCCAGGGTGGTGATGGCAAGAATATCGTCCGTGGTGGCGATTTTGCTTGTGGCGTGCCGTTCTAAGGACAGCTCAGCATCTTCCCGGCTCATCCCGCAGCCGTCGTCTACCACCTGGATCAAAGCCTTTCCCCCTTTGTGTACACGCACCTCGATGGTCTCAGCCCCGGCGTCCAGGCTATTCTCAACGAGTTCCTTCACCACGGCCGCAGGCCGTTCGACCACCTCTCCGGCAGCAATTTTGTTGGCCACCAGTTCATCAAGGATCCGAATGGTGCCCATCGATCTACTCCTCCACGGCGCGGGGGAAAAATGTCATTTGGCCGCTCCGGGGCTGGGCAGAAGCGGGGGACCGGACAGAGAGGCGCGAGGGGGGATACCGTCCCTTCTCCGATACTTCGAGGGTATCGAGTAACTCCTCGGCGCGTTCAATGACTGCGGGCGGCAGACCCGCAAGCCTCGCTACGTGAATCCCGTAGCTCTTATCCGTAGCTCCCGGCATGATCTTATGGAGAAAGATGACTTCCCCTTTTCCCTCGCGGACCGCGATGTTGAGGTTCTCGATACCCGCAATCCGTTCTCCTAAATCCGTCAGCTCGTGGTAATGGGTGGCAAACATGGTTCGCGGCCGAGACCCATCATGGTCCGAGAGGTACTCGGCCACCGCTCGCGCGATGCTCACCCCGTCAAGGGTGGAGGTGCCTCGGCCAACTTCGTCTAACAGAACCAGACTGCGGGGAGTGGCGTTGTGCAGGATAATGGCCACCTCGAGCATCTCGACCATGAATGTGCTTTCTCCTCGAGCCAGGTTGTCCGAGGCACCTATCCGCGTAAATAGCCGGTCCACGATCCCAATCCGAGCACTCGTCGCCGGCACAAACGATCCCATCTGTGCCAGGATAGTAATGAGGGCGGTCTGACGCAGGTAACAGGATTTCCCCGCCATGTTGGGGCCGGTGATGAGCAGGAACTGGTGCCGATTCCCGTCTAAAAGACAGTCATTCTCAACAAATTTACCCATCCCCAACATCCGCTCCACGACAGGGTGGCGACCGTGACGAATGTGGATTACCGTCCCCTCATCAATCTCTGGCCGCGTGTATTTTCCCCGAATCGCCACCAGGGCGAGCGCACTGAGAACGTCTAGATTTGCGATGGCCTCCGCCACGTCCCGAATGGCGTGGAGTTCTTGCACGACGCATTCACGAACCTCCTCGAATAACGTCTGCTCCAGCGCGCGAGCTTGGCCTTCGGCACTCAGAATCTTATCCTCGTACTCCTTGAGCTCGGGCGTGATAAAGCGCTCGGCATTTGTCAAGGTTTGTTTCCGAATGTAATCGGCCGGCACGTGGCTCAGGTTTGGAGTGGACACCTCGATGAAATACCCAAATACCTTGTTGTAGCCCACTTTCAGGGATTTGATACCGGTGCGCTGGATTTCTCGGGCTTGCAAAGCGGCGATGAGATGCTTGGCATTGCGTGACAGGGCCCGCAATTCGTCCAACTGGGCGTTATATCCCTCGCGAATCACTCCACCGTCGCGCAGATGTGTTGGCGGATTCTCCACCAAGGATGCGCTCAGGACCTGGCGCAGGTCTGCCAGATCGTGTATGCGAGCCTCGTGCTCACGGATAAGAGAATCGGAATATTCCTGGAGATGAGCCTTCAGCAGTGGCGCTTGGGCGAGAGAGGAACGCAGCGCGATCACGTCCCGTGGCGTGGCGACCCCATAGCTGACGCGACTCAACAGGCGCTCGAGGTCTCGGACGGGGTCGAGGAGTTGGCGAACCGTGTCCCGTCTTGCCGGCTGAGCGATCCATGTGGCTACGGCGTCCAGCCGTCTCTGAATTGCGCTGGGATTGAGCAGTGGCCGTTTGAGCCATTGTCGCAAGAGCCGTCCACCCATCGGGGTGACCGTTTCGTCCAGCACAGCAAGCAGGGTGGGACTGTCTTTGTCCGTCCCGCCGGCAGGGATTACTTCCAAGCTGCGTTCTGAAGTCGGATCCATGAGGAGATATTCGTGGGGCACATGGGGCCTGGGCAGTCGGAGATAGGTTTCGGACCCTGGACGGTGCTCCTTCAGGTACTGCAGGATCATGCCAATCGCGGCGATGCCTGCGGTATGAGTGCCAAGTCCCAGACCTTTCAGGGACCCAAGCTTATACGTCAACAGGACGCGGTCTCGATTGTCACCGACCTCACACTGCCAATCCTCGTACGTGGTCACCAGGAGCGTACGTCTCTCATCGATAAAGGGATGTAAGCTCTGCTCTTCCTGAACGGCCTGTGGGATGAGCAACTCGGTGGGACAGAGACGCGCAAGCTCGGCAAGCACCTCCTCGTCTTGACTGTACTCTGAAACGATGAACTCGCCCGTTGTGGGTTCCAAACACGCCAGCCCCCAAAGTTTTGGCAGGCGGGCGACCGCGACCAAGTACCGGGAGTCATATCCGTCAGGAGAGTCGTCTTCGACGAAGGTCGAGGGCGTGATGATGCGAGTTACCTCCCGGCGCACCAGCCCCTTCGCCTTT
This genomic window contains:
- the mutL gene encoding DNA mismatch repair endonuclease MutL, whose translation is MGTIRILDELVANKIAAGEVVERPAAVVKELVENSLDAGAETIEVRVHKGGKALIQVVDDGCGMSREDAELSLERHATSKIATTDDILAITTLGFRGEALPSIAAVSQFTLITREPTKSEGVKITMEGGKSRSVGVGAAPPGTTVVVKNLFFNSPARRKFLYADTTEFGHIHSSLVATALAHPRIQFRLLHNDHVVFDLLPAASTVERIAALFPKEFCQGLVAVEHTSPHLTTTGYVGAPTLAKANRSGQLFFVNSRPIKNPSLSLGLRQAYQGLLPQGRFPVAVLFLQVPPRELDVNVHPTKREVRFHKERALLGHLSDVISQSLRKADIFKELALSTTRTFPLEAPHHAGGPLLRETPRKYSTSSVAPSRVSDSTRWPSDGRDESPPRGTPTFVPPAPFRLLGQFRGTYLIVEVEGGLWVIDQHAAHERVMFEKVLASLDAGSPEIQLFLTPPILELLPHERAVLEEYCEALEAIGFSLAPFGGNSYQVQSMPAYFHSGEVLPLLREFLDRKQDNDLGSLAENRQAEIAARVACKMKSIKAGETITPEEMEALVHSLLACSSPFTCPHGRPTMIRLTAHELDKQFDRR
- the mutS gene encoding DNA mismatch repair protein MutS, which gives rise to MGYSAVMQQYLAVRNSLPKDCLLLFRLGDFYELFFEDAVTASALLDVVLTSREGGQGRVAMCGIPFHAVEGYVQRLIRAGKKAAICEQVEDPKKAKGLVRREVTRIITPSTFVEDDSPDGYDSRYLVAVARLPKLWGLACLEPTTGEFIVSEYSQDEEVLAELARLCPTELLIPQAVQEEQSLHPFIDERRTLLVTTYEDWQCEVGDNRDRVLLTYKLGSLKGLGLGTHTAGIAAIGMILQYLKEHRPGSETYLRLPRPHVPHEYLLMDPTSERSLEVIPAGGTDKDSPTLLAVLDETVTPMGGRLLRQWLKRPLLNPSAIQRRLDAVATWIAQPARRDTVRQLLDPVRDLERLLSRVSYGVATPRDVIALRSSLAQAPLLKAHLQEYSDSLIREHEARIHDLADLRQVLSASLVENPPTHLRDGGVIREGYNAQLDELRALSRNAKHLIAALQAREIQRTGIKSLKVGYNKVFGYFIEVSTPNLSHVPADYIRKQTLTNAERFITPELKEYEDKILSAEGQARALEQTLFEEVRECVVQELHAIRDVAEAIANLDVLSALALVAIRGKYTRPEIDEGTVIHIRHGRHPVVERMLGMGKFVENDCLLDGNRHQFLLITGPNMAGKSCYLRQTALITILAQMGSFVPATSARIGIVDRLFTRIGASDNLARGESTFMVEMLEVAIILHNATPRSLVLLDEVGRGTSTLDGVSIARAVAEYLSDHDGSRPRTMFATHYHELTDLGERIAGIENLNIAVREGKGEVIFLHKIMPGATDKSYGIHVARLAGLPPAVIERAEELLDTLEVSEKGRYPPSRLSVRSPASAQPRSGQMTFFPRAVEE